In the Aneurinibacillus soli genome, one interval contains:
- a CDS encoding O-methyltransferase, with translation MQKNIEILLNELESFGIHNDANTNDSALRMKNITKDTGEFLSILIKSSKATNILEVGTSNGYSTIWLAQNFLDAKGHVTTIEFDDNKATMAVDNFRKAGLESTITLHKGDAVEFIKEQADGAFDFIFLDSDRKQYINWWGDLNRILKDKSLLVVDNVNSHREEVTEFINVIRNSDAHDSLIVSVGKGQLMIFKK, from the coding sequence ATGCAAAAAAATATCGAGATATTGTTGAATGAGCTGGAATCTTTCGGAATACATAACGACGCAAATACTAACGACAGTGCATTAAGAATGAAAAATATAACAAAAGATACAGGGGAGTTCCTTTCTATTTTAATTAAGAGTAGTAAAGCTACAAATATTTTAGAAGTAGGTACTTCTAACGGATACTCAACAATATGGTTAGCTCAAAATTTCTTAGATGCCAAAGGGCATGTAACCACGATAGAATTTGATGATAATAAGGCAACAATGGCAGTAGATAACTTTAGAAAAGCTGGATTAGAGAGTACGATTACTTTGCATAAGGGAGATGCAGTGGAATTTATTAAGGAGCAGGCGGATGGGGCATTTGATTTTATTTTTTTAGATTCTGATCGAAAGCAATATATTAATTGGTGGGGAGACTTGAATCGAATTCTCAAAGATAAGTCTCTACTAGTCGTCGATAACGTAAATTCTCATAGGGAAGAAGTTACTGAATTTATTAACGTTATTAGAAATTCAGACGCCCATGACTCTTTGATTGTTTCTGTGGGAAAAGGGCAACTAATGATTTTTAAGAAGTAA